TGCATATATTGATAGAAAGAAAAAATTACCTATGACAACTTTATTACGTGCGATAGGATATGAAAGAGATAAAGATATATTGGAAATATTTGATTTATCTGAAGAAATAGAAATAAAAGGAAACGATAAAAATATTATAAATAGAACCTTAGCAGCTAGAGTATTGAAAATTTGGCATGAGGATTTTGTCGATGAAGATACAGGAGAAGTTTTATCTGTGGAAAAAAATGAAATTCTTATAGAAAGAGATATTCTTTTAAAAGAAGAACACATTGATCTTTTAGTAAATCATGAAATCAAAACAGTTTTACTACATAAAGAAGGAGAGAGAAAAAAAGATTATTCTATTATTTATAACACTTTACATAAAGATCCTACAAATTCTGAAAAAGAAGCAGTAGAATATATTTATAGACAGCTAAGAAATACTGAACCTCCAGATGAAGAAACTGCTAGAGGAGTTATAGATAAACTTTTTTTTTCTGATGCGAGATATAGTTTAGGTCCTGTGGGAAGATATCGTTTAAATAAACGTCTTGGTTTAAATATAGATCCTGATTATTTAGTTTTAACTAAAGAAGATATTATTGCAATAATAGAACATTTGAATGCTTTATTCAATTCAAAAAGAGAAGTGGATGATATTGATCATTTATCTAATAGACGAGTAAGAACAGTAGGAGAACAACTTTATACTCAGTTTAGTATTGGTTTAGCTAGAATGGCCAGAACTATACGAGAAAGAATGAATGTTCGTGATAATGAAGTTTTTATGCCGGTAGATCTTATTAATGCCAAGACTTTGTCATCCGTAATAAATACTTTTTTTGGAACGAATCAATTATCTCAATTTATGGATCAAACCAATCCTTTATCTGAAATTACTCATAAGAGAAGACTTTCAGCATTAGGTCCTGGTGGTTTATCTAGAGAAAGAGCAGGTTTTGAAGTAAGAGATGTAAATTATTCTCATTATGGTAGATTGTGTCCTATAGAAACTCCAGAAGGACCTAATATAGGATTAATATCTTCTCTTTCTGTGTTTGCGAAAATAAATAATATGGGATTTGTTGAAACCCCTTATCGAATTGTATACAATCAAAAAGTAGATTTAAAATCTGAAGTAAAATATTTAAGTGCAGAAGAGGAAGAAGGAAGAATTATAGCACAAGCTAATGCTATTGATAAATATGGAAATTTTTTATCCGATAGAATTATATCCCGTGAAGATGGAGATTTTCCTATTGTTAAATCTAGTCAAGTAGATTATATAGATGTGGCTCCGAATCAAATAGCTTCTATATCTGCCTCTTTAATTCCTTTTTTAGAACATGATGATGCAAATAGAGCTTTAATGGGATCTAATATGATGCGTCAAGCCGTTCCATTATTAAAACCTGATGCTCCCATTGTAGGAACTGGATTAGAAGAACAAGTAGCAAGAGATTCTCGTATATTAATTAATGCAAAAAAAAATGGATTTGTAGAATATGTTGATGCTAATCGAATTATTGTTCGTTATGAAAGAACAGATAAAGAAAATTTAGTGAGTTTTGATCCTGTAGTTCAAGTTTATAATTTAGTTAAATTTAGAAAAACGAATCAAAATACATGTATAACCTTAAAACCTATTGTCAAAAGAGGGATGAAAGTAGTTAAAGGACAAATTTTATGTGAAGGTTATGCTACAGAAAATGGAGAATTAGCTTTAGGAAAAAATTTAAAAGCAGCTTTTATTCCGTGTAACGGATATAATTTTGAAGATGCTGTTTTGATATCCGAAAAAGTAGTAAGTGAGGATTGGTTTACTTCTATACATATAGATGAATATTCTTTAGATGTTCGTGATACGAAATTGGGTATGGAAGAATTAACTAATGATATTCCTAATGTGAGTGAAGAGGCGACTAAAGATTTAGATGAAAATGGAATAGTAAGAGTGGGAGCAGAAGTCAAACCTGGTGATATTCTTATTGGAAAAATAACCCCTAAAGGAGAATCTGATCCAACACCAGAAGAAAAATTATTAAGAGCTATTTTCGGAGATAAAGCAGGAAATGTAAAAGATGCTTCTTTAAGAGCTGAACCATCATTATTTGGAGTTGTGATAGATACAAAGCTTTTTACTAGAAGTATAAAAGATAAAACATCTAGAGCTCAAGATAAGATAAAAATAGTACGTTTGGAAAAAGAATATGAAAAAAAATTTTTAAATGTTAAAAATTTATTGGTCAAAAAGTTGCAGTCTATTTTAAATGGAAGATTATGTCATAATTCAATTTTTAATGATCAAAAACAGGAAATTGTAAAAAAAGGAGTTAAATTCACTACAAAAATACTAAATAATATACAAAATTATGTAGAAATTTATTCTAGTGATTGGACTGATGATATTCAAGTTAATAGTTTGATATCAGAAATTTTACATAATTACAAAATAACAATAAGCGATTTAAATAGTGCTTTTAAACATAAAAAATTTTCAATCACTGTTGGAGATGAATTGCCTTCAGGAATTGTTAAAATGGCGAAAGTATATATTGCTAAAAAAAGAAAGTTAAAAGTAGGAGATAAGATGGCGGGACGACATGGAAATAAAGGAGTTGTGGCTAGAATTTTAAGAGAAGAAGATATGCCATTTTTAGAAGATGGAAGCCCTGTAGATATTGTTTTAAATCCTTTAGGTGTCCCTTCCAGAATGAACATAGGACAAATATATGAAACGGTATTAGGATGGGCCGGGTATAAATTAAATATGAAATTTTCAACACCTATATTTGATGGGGCAACTATAGAAGAAATTTGCGAATATACAGACAAAGCGAAAATTCCTCGTTTTGGGACCACTTATTTATTTGATGGAGGAACAGGGGAAAGGTTTGACCAACCTGCTACTGTAGGAGTAATATATATGTTAAAGTTAGGTCATATGGTAGATGATAAAATGCATGCACGTTCAATAGGACCTTATTCTTTAATTACGCAACAACCTCTAGGAGGAAAAGCTCAATTTGGGGGGCAACGTTTCGGTGAAATGGAGGTTTGGGCTTTGGAAGCTTTTGGTGCTTCCAATCTTTTACGTGAGATTTTAACTGTTAAATCAGATGATGTTGTTGGTAGGGCCAAAACTTATGAGTCTATCGTAAAAGGAGAACCAATGCCTGAACCTAATAATCCAGAATCTTTTAATGTTCTTTGTTATGAATTAAAAGGGTTAGGATTAGATATCCGTTTAGAAGAATAAACTTTTGTAGTTTCATATTTTTTTTATATAAAAATGAATAAAAAAAAAGTAATAGATTTAATAAAATAACTATTCGATTAGCTTCTCCAGAAGTTATATTAAAAGAATCTAATGGAGAAGTGTTAAAACCAGAAACAATCAATTATCGTACTCATAAACCGGAAAGAGATGGACTCTTTTGTGAACGAATTTTTGGTCCAGTAAAAGATTATGAATGTGCTTGTGGCAAATACAAAAGAATTCGTTATAAAGGAATTGTTTGTGATAGATGTGGAGTTGAAGTTACTGAAAAAAAAGTGAGAAGAGAACGTATGGGACATATAAGCCTTGTAGTTCCTGTTGTTCATATCTGGTGTTTTAGGTCTTCACCCAATAAAATTGGGTATTTACTGGGTTTACCGTCAAAAAAACTTGAAATGATTATTTATTATGAACGATATGTTGTTATTCAAGGAGGATTAGGGTTACGTTTTGATGGATCTTCTTTTCATAAAGGAGATTTTCTTACTGAAGAAGAATATTTGCAAACTTTAAATAAGCTTCCAAAAGGAAATCAACAACTAGAAGATTCTGATCCAAATAAATTTATCGCTAAAATGGGGGCAGAATGCATAGAGGATCTTTTAAATAGAACAGATTTGGATCTGTTATCTATGGAATTAAGAAATCAAGTTCAGAATGAAACTTCTAAACAAAGACGTGCTGAAGCATTAAAACGTTTACAGGTCATTGAATCTTTTAAAGAAGGAAAAAAAATGGAGGAGATCCATCTTGGGATGATTATTCATGTGTTAGCTGTTATTCCTCCAGAATTACGTCCTTTAGTTCCTTTAGATGGAGGACGTTATGCCGCATCTGATATGACTGATTTATATCGTCGTGTCCTTATAAGAAATAATCGTTTAAAAAGGCTTATAGAAATTAAAGCACCTGAAGTCATTTTACGAAATGAAAAAAGAATGCTTCAAGAAGCAGTAGATTCTCTTTTTGATAATTCAAGAAAAGTTTCTGCCGTAAAATCAGAAGCAAATCGTCCTTTAAAATCTTTATCTGATGCATTAAAAGGAAAACAAGGTCGTTTTAGACAAAATCTTCTTGGAAAGAGAGTCGATTATTCCGCACGATCTGTTATTGTAGTAGGTCCACATTTAAAATTACATGAATGTGGATTACCTAAAGATATGGCTGCAGAACTTTATAAACCTTTTATTATACGAAAATTAATTGAGAGAGGGATAGTAAAAACAGTAAAATCTTCTAAGAAAATTATTGATAAAAGAGATCCCATGATATGGGATATTTTAGAAAATGTTTTAAAAGGACATCCTGTATTATTAAATAGGGCACCTACATTACATAGATTAGGAATTCAAGCTTTCCAACCTAAATTGATAGAAGGGAAAGCAATTCAATTACATCCTTTGGTTTGTGCTGCTTTTAATGCAGATTTTGATGGAGATCAAATGGCTGTTCATTTACCATTATCTCATGGTGCTATATTAGAAGCTCAACTTTTGATGTTAGCTTCTCAAAATATATTAAATCCTGCTAACGGATCTCCTATTACAGTTCCTTCTCAAGATATGGTATTAGGATTATATTATATGACTAAACCTTTATTATCAAATTCAAAAATAAAAGTAAAAGGAGAAGGACTTATTTTTTATTCCTCAGAAGAAGTTGAAATAGCATATAATCAAGGCGTAGTAGACTTACATGCTTTAATTAAAGTAAAAGTTAATCTTCGTGATAAAGAAGGGTTTGTTAGTAGAATAATAGAAACTACTGTAGGTAGAGTATTATTTAATCAAGTAGTACCTAAAAAAGTAGGGTTTATTAATGAATCTCTCACAAAAAAATCCCTAAGAGAAATTATAGGGAAAATATTACATTTTACAGATGTCCCTACTACTGCTAATTTTTTAGATGATATTAAAGAATTAGGATTTTATAACGCATTTAAAGGTGGTTTATCTTTTGGATTAGGCGATATTATTATACCTGATAATAAAAAAGATATGGTTTATCATGCAATAAAACAAGTAGATAATGTAAAGATCAATTATAACATGGGATTGATTACGAATAATGAACGTTATAATCAAGTAATTGATATATGGACAAATACTAACGCTATGCTTACAGAAAAAGTAATGAAATATATGCGTGAAGATAGACAAGGATTTAATCCAGTATATATGATGTTAGATTCTGGAGCTAGAGGTTCTAAAGAACAAATACGTCAGCTTTCAGGGATGC
This DNA window, taken from Blattabacterium sp. (Nauphoeta cinerea), encodes the following:
- the rpoB gene encoding DNA-directed RNA polymerase subunit beta translates to MVNIEKKRITFASVAKQVEYPDFLDIQMKSFKEFFQLDAKPEDRKNEGLFKAFTENFPISDARNSFVLEFKGYSIDSPRYSIEECIERGLTYSVPLKAKLKLYCTDPEHEDFETVYQDVYLGTCPYMTPSGSFIFNGSERVIVSQLHRSPGVFFGQSHHANGTKLYSARIIPFKGSWIEFATDINNVMYAYIDRKKKLPMTTLLRAIGYERDKDILEIFDLSEEIEIKGNDKNIINRTLAARVLKIWHEDFVDEDTGEVLSVEKNEILIERDILLKEEHIDLLVNHEIKTVLLHKEGERKKDYSIIYNTLHKDPTNSEKEAVEYIYRQLRNTEPPDEETARGVIDKLFFSDARYSLGPVGRYRLNKRLGLNIDPDYLVLTKEDIIAIIEHLNALFNSKREVDDIDHLSNRRVRTVGEQLYTQFSIGLARMARTIRERMNVRDNEVFMPVDLINAKTLSSVINTFFGTNQLSQFMDQTNPLSEITHKRRLSALGPGGLSRERAGFEVRDVNYSHYGRLCPIETPEGPNIGLISSLSVFAKINNMGFVETPYRIVYNQKVDLKSEVKYLSAEEEEGRIIAQANAIDKYGNFLSDRIISREDGDFPIVKSSQVDYIDVAPNQIASISASLIPFLEHDDANRALMGSNMMRQAVPLLKPDAPIVGTGLEEQVARDSRILINAKKNGFVEYVDANRIIVRYERTDKENLVSFDPVVQVYNLVKFRKTNQNTCITLKPIVKRGMKVVKGQILCEGYATENGELALGKNLKAAFIPCNGYNFEDAVLISEKVVSEDWFTSIHIDEYSLDVRDTKLGMEELTNDIPNVSEEATKDLDENGIVRVGAEVKPGDILIGKITPKGESDPTPEEKLLRAIFGDKAGNVKDASLRAEPSLFGVVIDTKLFTRSIKDKTSRAQDKIKIVRLEKEYEKKFLNVKNLLVKKLQSILNGRLCHNSIFNDQKQEIVKKGVKFTTKILNNIQNYVEIYSSDWTDDIQVNSLISEILHNYKITISDLNSAFKHKKFSITVGDELPSGIVKMAKVYIAKKRKLKVGDKMAGRHGNKGVVARILREEDMPFLEDGSPVDIVLNPLGVPSRMNIGQIYETVLGWAGYKLNMKFSTPIFDGATIEEICEYTDKAKIPRFGTTYLFDGGTGERFDQPATVGVIYMLKLGHMVDDKMHARSIGPYSLITQQPLGGKAQFGGQRFGEMEVWALEAFGASNLLREILTVKSDDVVGRAKTYESIVKGEPMPEPNNPESFNVLCYELKGLGLDIRLEE